The following are encoded together in the Ezakiella massiliensis genome:
- a CDS encoding YitT family protein has protein sequence MKELDLNKEKVKRLRNIKPQTTVKQAILIVIGVIMIAIAIHFFLLPNDLSLGGATGIALILSKLTGISAPPLLIVANIFLFIMGFIFIGNKFGVLTVIASLGLSALVWLLDVLIPLQGPMIDNMFLSLIVACILYGAGVGIVLNQNASTGGSDIIAKILNKFLGLDLGKGCLLTDFIITMIVGFNYGLEIALFCLVGVILTGLIVDYTIDGLNVGKLCYITTSQPEKICEFLISIGRSATVYKAKGAYSNTDREIIQTVINNRDLIRLRTFIHQIDDKVFMVVTNAHQVFGWHWKNIWD, from the coding sequence ATGAAGGAATTGGATTTAAATAAGGAAAAGGTCAAACGCCTTAGAAATATAAAGCCGCAGACAACAGTTAAGCAGGCTATATTAATTGTAATAGGAGTAATTATGATTGCTATTGCAATTCATTTCTTTTTACTTCCTAACGACTTATCACTTGGAGGTGCAACAGGTATTGCACTTATCTTGAGTAAGTTAACTGGTATATCGGCTCCACCACTTTTAATTGTGGCTAACATATTTTTATTTATAATGGGATTCATATTTATAGGCAATAAATTTGGAGTTCTCACAGTTATTGCTTCCCTTGGCCTATCAGCTTTGGTATGGCTTCTGGATGTTTTAATTCCCCTTCAAGGACCTATGATTGATAATATGTTCTTGTCATTAATAGTTGCCTGTATTTTATACGGGGCAGGCGTTGGCATAGTTTTAAACCAAAACGCATCTACAGGTGGCAGTGATATCATTGCCAAAATTTTAAATAAATTTTTAGGCTTAGACTTAGGAAAGGGATGCTTACTAACAGACTTTATCATAACTATGATTGTTGGCTTTAACTACGGATTAGAAATTGCTTTATTCTGCCTGGTTGGTGTTATTTTAACAGGTCTTATTGTTGACTATACAATCGATGGCCTAAATGTTGGTAAGCTTTGTTATATAACTACTTCTCAACCGGAAAAGATCTGTGAATTTTTAATCTCAATTGGAAGAAGTGCCACTGTCTACAAGGCAAAAGGTGCCTACTCAAACACAGATAGGGAAATTATACAGACTGTAATCAATAACCGTGACCTGATAAGGCTCAGAACTTTTATTCACCAAATAGACGATAAGGTCTTTATGGTTGTTACAAATGCCCACCAGGTTTTTGGTTGGCACTGGAAAAATATTTGGGATTAG
- the gcvPA gene encoding aminomethyl-transferring glycine dehydrogenase subunit GcvPA, whose product MHPYLSHTESDIKKMLDTIGVKSIDDLFNDIPEDMRVKGDLNFDKSKSEIEVRNIVGGMAAKNLTPAFIPSFLGAGIYDHYIPSIIPAITSRSEFYTSYTPYQPEVSQGTLQYIYEFQTMICDLTGMDVANASVYDHSNAVVEAAIMCAAVSKKKKVIVSETLNPSARMVLDTYAHAQGLEVITIPQKDGVTDAEELEKNMSDDVACVMVQNPNFFGIIEDAKKLGEIAHTGKKTSFVVSVDPISLGIMKKPSEYGADVVIGEGQAMGINMSFGGPSLGFFAVKEKFMRKMPGRIVGQTVDHNGKRCYVLTLTAREQHIRRDKATSNICSNQGVNTLAASIYMCVMGKQGLRRVAELCTQKAHYLQKELEKKGLKLKYDQPFFKEFVVTGINEEEQYNALHEKNIIGGLALDRFFKDMDKEIMFAVTEKRTKEEMDALAKYLEVK is encoded by the coding sequence ATGCACCCATACCTTTCCCATACGGAAAGTGATATTAAAAAGATGCTCGATACAATAGGCGTAAAGTCTATTGACGATCTTTTTAATGATATTCCTGAAGATATGAGGGTAAAGGGAGATCTAAATTTCGATAAGTCAAAATCAGAAATCGAAGTTAGAAATATAGTTGGTGGAATGGCCGCTAAAAACCTTACACCAGCTTTTATCCCTTCATTCTTAGGCGCAGGAATTTACGATCACTATATTCCAAGTATTATACCAGCAATTACTTCTAGATCGGAGTTCTACACTTCATACACTCCATATCAACCAGAAGTAAGCCAAGGTACCCTACAATATATTTATGAATTCCAAACAATGATTTGCGATTTAACTGGCATGGATGTTGCAAACGCTTCTGTTTATGACCACTCAAACGCAGTTGTTGAAGCAGCTATTATGTGCGCTGCAGTTTCAAAGAAAAAGAAAGTTATCGTTTCTGAAACTTTGAATCCAAGTGCTAGGATGGTTTTAGACACCTATGCACACGCACAAGGTTTGGAAGTTATCACAATTCCACAAAAAGATGGGGTTACAGATGCTGAAGAATTAGAAAAAAATATGAGCGATGATGTAGCTTGTGTTATGGTTCAAAATCCAAACTTCTTTGGTATTATCGAAGATGCCAAGAAGCTTGGCGAAATTGCCCATACAGGCAAGAAGACATCCTTTGTAGTAAGTGTTGATCCTATTTCACTTGGTATCATGAAGAAACCTTCAGAATACGGTGCAGATGTTGTTATAGGTGAAGGTCAAGCCATGGGCATTAACATGAGCTTTGGTGGTCCATCTCTTGGTTTCTTTGCAGTAAAAGAAAAATTCATGAGAAAGATGCCAGGCCGTATTGTTGGTCAAACAGTTGATCACAATGGTAAACGCTGCTACGTACTAACACTTACAGCTCGTGAGCAACACATTAGACGTGACAAGGCAACTTCAAATATCTGCTCTAACCAAGGTGTAAATACTTTGGCAGCCAGCATTTATATGTGTGTAATGGGAAAACAAGGCCTAAGACGCGTTGCTGAACTTTGCACACAAAAGGCTCACTATCTACAAAAAGAATTAGAAAAGAAGGGCTTGAAATTAAAATATGACCAACCTTTCTTCAAAGAATTTGTAGTTACAGGCATTAACGAAGAAGAACAATACAATGCTCTCCATGAAAAGAATATTATCGGCGGTCTCGCTCTAGATAGATTCTTCAAGGACATGGATAAGGAAATTATGTTTGCGGTTACTGAAAAGCGTACAAAAGAAGAAATGGACGCTTTAGCTAAATACTTGGAGGTAAAATAA
- the gcvH gene encoding glycine cleavage system protein GcvH, producing the protein MEVKKDLMYTKDHEWVKIEGEEAYVGLCDYAQNQLGEIVYVELPDVDDEFDVEDAVAAIESTKAASDLFAPMAGVVTEVNEELEDAPELLNEKPYDAWVVKMKLEDASATDGLMNAEEYEKYLAEEA; encoded by the coding sequence ATGGAAGTAAAAAAAGATTTAATGTACACAAAAGACCACGAATGGGTCAAAATTGAAGGCGAAGAAGCATATGTAGGTCTATGTGACTATGCTCAAAATCAACTAGGCGAAATCGTTTACGTAGAACTACCTGATGTTGACGATGAATTTGATGTAGAAGATGCTGTTGCAGCTATTGAATCAACAAAGGCAGCAAGTGACTTATTTGCACCTATGGCTGGTGTAGTTACAGAAGTTAACGAAGAACTCGAAGATGCTCCTGAACTATTAAATGAAAAACCATACGACGCATGGGTTGTAAAAATGAAATTAGAAGATGCATCAGCTACTGATGGTCTAATGAACGCTGAAGAATACGAAAAATATCTAGCAGAGGAGGCATAA
- the gcvPB gene encoding aminomethyl-transferring glycine dehydrogenase subunit GcvPB: MFRKYDSLIFEVSTPGRTAYQLPACDVEEKDLKDFIPADYLSDECPKLPEVNEVDIVRHYTNLSNKNYGVDTGFYPLGSCTMKYNPKINEEMAALPGFAGLHPYQDSRQVQGALELMYNFQKILAEISGMDEVTLQPAAGAQGELTGIMLIRKYHESRGDFKRNKVIVPDSAHGTNPATSSVAGYTPVEVPSDENGLVDLDALRAAVGEDTAALMLTNPNTLGLFDKHIKEITSIIHEAGGLCYYDGANANAIMGKARPGKMGFDVIHFNVHKTLSTPHGGGGPGAGPVGCKDFLKEFLPVPVVEKDGDKYFLNYDKENSIGKMKDFYGHFGILVRGYTYCLTMGSDGLKRASELAVLNANYLASLLKGEYNLPIDTTYKHEFVLAGLKDHEMSGVTTLDVAKGLIDRGFHPPTVYFPLIVDEALMIEPTETESLETLDAFAGAMLDIAKVAKENPQELKEAPHNTDICRPDETQAARNPIVKHAW, encoded by the coding sequence ATGTTTAGAAAATATGATAGTTTAATTTTCGAAGTTTCAACTCCAGGCAGAACTGCATACCAATTACCAGCTTGTGATGTTGAAGAGAAGGATTTGAAGGACTTTATCCCAGCTGATTATCTATCTGATGAATGCCCAAAGCTTCCAGAAGTTAACGAAGTTGATATCGTTCGTCATTACACAAATCTTTCTAACAAAAACTACGGAGTAGATACAGGTTTCTATCCACTAGGAAGCTGTACTATGAAGTACAATCCAAAGATAAATGAAGAAATGGCTGCACTACCAGGATTTGCTGGTTTGCACCCTTACCAAGATTCAAGACAAGTCCAAGGCGCTCTTGAACTTATGTATAATTTCCAAAAGATTTTGGCTGAAATCAGTGGTATGGATGAAGTTACTCTCCAACCAGCTGCTGGTGCTCAAGGTGAGCTTACTGGTATTATGTTAATCAGAAAGTACCACGAATCAAGAGGCGACTTCAAGAGAAACAAGGTTATCGTACCTGACTCAGCTCACGGTACAAACCCAGCTACTTCTTCAGTAGCAGGTTATACTCCAGTTGAAGTTCCATCTGATGAAAATGGTCTGGTTGACCTAGATGCTCTAAGAGCTGCTGTAGGTGAAGACACAGCTGCACTTATGCTTACAAATCCAAATACTTTAGGACTATTTGATAAGCATATCAAGGAAATCACTTCAATTATCCACGAAGCTGGCGGACTTTGCTACTATGACGGTGCAAACGCCAACGCTATTATGGGTAAGGCACGTCCTGGTAAAATGGGCTTTGACGTTATCCACTTTAACGTTCACAAGACCCTATCCACACCTCACGGTGGTGGCGGACCAGGTGCAGGCCCAGTTGGATGCAAGGATTTCTTAAAAGAATTCCTACCTGTTCCAGTTGTCGAAAAAGATGGAGATAAATACTTCTTAAACTACGACAAGGAAAACTCAATTGGTAAGATGAAAGACTTCTACGGTCACTTTGGAATCTTAGTCAGAGGTTACACATACTGCTTGACAATGGGTTCTGACGGACTTAAGAGAGCAAGTGAATTAGCAGTATTAAACGCTAACTACTTGGCAAGTTTATTAAAAGGTGAATACAACCTACCAATTGATACAACTTATAAACACGAATTTGTTCTAGCAGGACTCAAAGATCATGAAATGTCAGGCGTTACAACACTTGATGTTGCTAAGGGATTAATCGATAGGGGCTTCCATCCACCAACAGTTTACTTCCCATTAATTGTTGACGAGGCTCTTATGATTGAACCTACAGAAACTGAATCTCTAGAAACACTGGATGCATTTGCAGGAGCAATGTTAGACATTGCAAAGGTTGCAAAGGAAAATCCACAAGAGCTCAAAGAAGCTCCACACAATACAGATATTTGCAGACCTGATGAAACACAGGCTGCTAGAAACCCAATCGTTAAACACGCTTGGTAA